In Mangrovivirga cuniculi, the following proteins share a genomic window:
- a CDS encoding eCIS core domain-containing protein: MEYAKKEDRNNQRSKQPDKNNKNKTLQLLKSGALNIGNDGPAPGSQPRKSSLSGNVKQKMENSFGTSFSDVNVHKDSPEATNMGAKAFAQGNDVHFAPGQYNPESKSGQELIGHELTHVVQQKQGRVKATTQAKGAAVNDDSALEKEADVMGRKAAKGEPAKVSGLGSGVQKKNDDEKVIEELNNRAQGNEEYDYQYNYKEAKNKAKERADGYFENAYGEENMGSFLFTNIIRDTKTIYDRIKSGQNSAITAIESSIEDEKQKMLIYKTALIGLASIVAAWAPLASAGIASVQSRLFSKISSQLGKGVTLKSLKIPTYAKMIQAFGENKMVGPWMSTISTINVFANTFKSKYESPKDAIDKSLNLMSDRTGYAVAALILEMSQVAKSTPKSQLSPDEIGDLRTELEIAILRTIFPEYSNIISDTGRFDQIHELAKTQFLKNIIINSGEISKSQFRDSWDEIEGNKNKEGSSIVKHALNALGGEKALADELKNPYEFAYGSLNSSLAHLGLEINTTSENKIKSRNQDFLATKRGFHVFIKNQDLFKKLLNSTHLYRSFTYEANSGPIKSMEDNYPVEESGLIVTNSITKYGFDFEDVNFDNMEVWIKPSQQTSMLEGKIIDFNSFDLKFDSSGMADVYKCKITSHSGYGGSLPPFTHHGKHPVNGRNKIRVIF, encoded by the coding sequence GTGGAATACGCAAAAAAAGAAGATCGAAACAACCAGCGATCTAAGCAACCCGATAAAAACAATAAAAATAAAACACTACAGCTCCTGAAAAGCGGTGCTTTGAATATTGGTAATGATGGTCCGGCACCTGGATCACAGCCCAGGAAATCATCCCTTTCCGGTAATGTAAAGCAAAAAATGGAAAATTCATTTGGTACTAGTTTTTCCGATGTGAATGTACACAAAGATTCTCCGGAGGCAACTAATATGGGTGCAAAGGCCTTTGCACAGGGAAATGATGTCCATTTTGCCCCAGGCCAGTACAACCCTGAAAGTAAATCTGGCCAGGAATTGATCGGTCATGAGCTTACTCATGTAGTTCAGCAAAAACAAGGAAGAGTAAAAGCTACAACCCAGGCTAAAGGAGCGGCGGTCAATGATGATTCGGCCTTAGAAAAAGAAGCTGATGTGATGGGGCGTAAAGCTGCAAAAGGAGAGCCTGCTAAAGTAAGTGGATTAGGTAGTGGAGTGCAGAAGAAGAATGATGATGAAAAGGTAATTGAGGAATTAAATAATAGAGCTCAGGGCAATGAAGAATATGATTATCAGTATAATTATAAAGAAGCTAAAAATAAAGCCAAAGAAAGAGCAGACGGTTATTTTGAAAATGCTTATGGTGAAGAAAACATGGGTAGTTTTCTTTTTACAAATATAATAAGAGATACAAAAACCATCTATGATAGAATAAAGTCAGGTCAAAACTCAGCCATTACAGCTATAGAATCCTCTATTGAGGATGAAAAACAAAAAATGCTAATTTACAAAACTGCTTTAATTGGCTTAGCATCAATTGTTGCTGCCTGGGCCCCATTAGCTTCAGCTGGAATAGCCTCTGTACAGTCAAGGTTATTTTCAAAAATCAGCTCACAATTGGGCAAGGGAGTAACACTTAAGAGTTTGAAAATACCCACTTATGCAAAAATGATACAAGCATTTGGAGAAAATAAAATGGTTGGACCATGGATGTCTACTATCTCAACAATAAATGTCTTTGCCAACACCTTTAAAAGTAAATATGAATCTCCAAAAGATGCCATTGACAAAAGTTTAAACTTAATGAGCGACAGAACAGGATATGCAGTTGCTGCCTTAATTCTGGAAATGAGCCAAGTGGCAAAAAGTACACCTAAATCCCAACTATCACCTGATGAAATAGGTGACCTTCGTACTGAGTTAGAAATAGCTATTTTAAGAACCATTTTCCCGGAATATTCTAATATAATTTCAGATACTGGCAGATTTGACCAAATTCATGAATTAGCAAAAACACAATTTCTTAAAAATATTATTATTAATTCTGGTGAGATTTCTAAAAGTCAATTTAGAGATTCCTGGGATGAAATAGAAGGCAATAAAAATAAAGAAGGATCAAGCATTGTTAAACATGCCTTAAATGCGCTTGGTGGGGAAAAAGCTTTAGCAGATGAATTAAAGAATCCTTATGAGTTTGCTTATGGTTCCTTAAATTCATCTCTTGCTCATTTAGGCCTAGAAATTAATACTACTTCTGAAAATAAAATAAAATCTAGAAACCAAGATTTTCTGGCTACTAAGAGAGGATTTCATGTTTTTATAAAAAATCAAGATCTATTTAAAAAGCTCCTTAACTCCACCCACCTATATAGATCCTTCACTTATGAAGCTAATTCAGGACCTATAAAATCTATGGAAGACAACTATCCTGTTGAAGAATCTGGCTTAATTGTTACAAATAGTATTACCAAATATGGTTTTGATTTTGAAGATGTTAATTTTGATAATATGGAAGTATGGATAAAGCCATCGCAACAAACATCTATGCTTGAAGGAAAGATAATAGACTTTAACTCATTTGATCTGAAATTTGACTCTTCGGGAATGGCTGATGTTTATAAATGTAAAATAACCTCTCATAGTGGGTATGGAGGAAGTTTACCACCTTTTACTCATCATGGCAAACACCCTGTAAATGGTCGAAATAAAATCAGAGTAATATTCTAG
- a CDS encoding PKD domain-containing protein, giving the protein MRLFVFIICSVFSISAFSFNDGKLYAINIKGEFVQAGTYCQGSSVTFYFEKPTGYNRGDEENYRFKDETYSTYHQLNFTDANNGYLKVTKVINNQASPGDHILSIVIPSGNTNEDDEIIASGFTITVRETPSVESFTLIDKDAQDNTYSNTDSQVFIDGGSSNSNVATDFYYGDGVFGDRYFYPDRVNPGQNSVFYQPYIQHSDIKCKAEPVEVTVTVNSNNFNYITFNEASELKNRNFLCKSVTSGYTYNFKFKIDPYISTQYTTSDGCGISYTTTQTSVDNIYLEYFNSGSQKVNVTYSKDADGWWVGSATIPSNLPSDVSYLYLKIAGSRRRVKKVTGTAECKTKYNDGDIYDTTYPITASYIYTRNDPLPVLSISDESPAFCKNNDTPVYFSNDFEGLNNNIEPDSTKGILKFNYEGGEYKSFPTDEFIPSTFPEGTYTFKYSYNEDNTDYRFCSQESNEISLEVVALPLAQTEFPEKACVGEEVTFTSPGTEIEGASYLWRFGDGDSLTNKIDSRTFDRESAYSVSLKVTSKEGCVGKSDNKFINITAYPEIDFSYFGGCSGQNTELVPELLNSDILPESQIASWNWKINNGNEISQKVLNHTFTSNGMDSITLSVATKAGCESSVTRKVFIQPVIDVFNYFETFDDNVYPGWISSGQIRNENNSSWLENDLFKGKAGVWVTNKNSGSYYNSENSYLESPCFILGETNNPMMDLKIASDTDHQADGVIVEYTIDGGRNWHKFGKLDNGLGWYNEKNLLGSPGTDENNTDKEGWTGEFDWQQAAYQLNTLRDEQVSAGNPVKFRFSFGSNADNPIDDTLSGFAIDEFSIVERNRKMVIETFTNIHSEHYEQADQYLNNFLEGKEDQVIDIRYHIADIPGDPVNQLNPADFSAKRLHYGIDRAPRTVFDGAFNISFDFPVFQYDFGRDTYDRKSLIFAPFNLELKKTEYADSISLTARITKNITAEDFEGDLVLMVGLVQKSLILDGYEYKNILREFIPNAGGITIQRDWTAVDTVEKVVHLTYMTDYYSDLDLNADYEFVAYLFRAQDIEQTKEIVQGASVKINNLPPPNIITGIDNERVGEYFLIYPNPARNLISVKRPSNISGEVQYEIYSLDGSLIKEGALRERDQTIGVNKFAVGVYYLKISSEKNQLPIIKRFAVIR; this is encoded by the coding sequence ATGAGGTTATTTGTTTTTATTATTTGTTCCGTATTTTCAATTTCTGCTTTTTCATTTAATGATGGGAAATTATATGCAATTAATATAAAAGGTGAATTCGTACAAGCCGGAACTTATTGTCAAGGTTCTTCAGTCACGTTTTATTTTGAGAAGCCCACAGGCTATAACAGAGGTGATGAAGAAAATTACCGATTTAAAGATGAGACATATAGCACTTACCACCAATTAAATTTTACAGATGCTAATAATGGTTATTTGAAAGTAACTAAAGTTATAAATAACCAAGCCTCTCCTGGTGACCATATTTTATCAATAGTAATCCCCTCAGGTAATACGAATGAAGACGATGAGATAATTGCCTCCGGTTTTACAATTACCGTAAGAGAAACACCTTCAGTTGAAAGTTTTACATTAATAGACAAAGACGCCCAGGATAATACTTATTCCAATACTGATTCCCAGGTATTTATTGATGGGGGCTCAAGTAACTCTAATGTTGCAACGGATTTTTATTATGGAGATGGGGTTTTTGGTGATAGATATTTTTATCCTGATCGTGTTAACCCTGGTCAGAATTCTGTTTTCTATCAACCTTATATTCAGCATTCCGACATTAAATGCAAAGCAGAACCTGTAGAAGTGACTGTAACAGTTAATAGCAACAATTTTAATTACATTACTTTTAATGAAGCATCTGAATTGAAAAACAGAAATTTCCTGTGCAAAAGTGTGACTTCAGGGTATACATATAATTTTAAATTTAAAATTGACCCGTATATTTCAACTCAATATACTACTAGTGATGGCTGTGGGATTTCATATACTACTACCCAAACCAGTGTAGATAATATTTACCTGGAATATTTTAATAGTGGAAGTCAAAAGGTTAATGTTACTTATTCAAAAGATGCAGATGGATGGTGGGTTGGTAGCGCTACCATTCCTTCTAATCTGCCATCAGATGTAAGCTATCTATATTTGAAAATTGCAGGAAGTAGAAGAAGGGTAAAAAAAGTCACTGGTACGGCAGAGTGTAAAACAAAGTATAATGACGGAGATATTTACGATACTACATATCCAATTACTGCATCATATATTTATACCAGAAATGATCCTTTACCTGTTTTATCTATATCTGATGAATCACCTGCTTTTTGCAAAAACAATGATACTCCTGTTTATTTTTCGAATGACTTTGAAGGTTTAAATAATAATATTGAACCTGATTCAACAAAAGGAATTTTAAAATTTAATTATGAAGGAGGAGAATATAAATCTTTTCCTACAGATGAGTTTATACCATCAACATTTCCAGAAGGTACTTATACATTTAAATATTCATACAATGAGGATAATACAGATTACAGGTTTTGTTCACAGGAATCTAATGAGATTTCTTTAGAAGTAGTAGCACTTCCATTAGCTCAAACAGAATTTCCTGAAAAAGCTTGTGTGGGAGAAGAGGTGACTTTTACTTCTCCGGGTACCGAAATTGAGGGAGCATCCTATTTATGGAGATTCGGAGATGGTGATTCCCTTACTAACAAAATAGATTCCAGAACTTTCGATAGGGAAAGTGCTTACTCTGTAAGTTTGAAAGTAACCAGTAAGGAAGGATGTGTAGGAAAATCGGATAATAAATTCATCAATATCACCGCATATCCTGAAATTGACTTCTCGTATTTCGGAGGGTGTTCCGGACAAAATACTGAGTTGGTACCAGAGCTGTTAAACTCAGATATTCTTCCTGAATCTCAAATAGCTTCCTGGAATTGGAAAATAAATAATGGTAATGAAATATCACAGAAGGTGTTAAATCATACCTTTACTTCTAATGGAATGGATTCAATTACTCTATCAGTAGCTACCAAAGCAGGATGTGAATCATCTGTTACCAGGAAAGTTTTTATTCAGCCAGTGATAGATGTATTTAATTACTTTGAGACTTTTGACGATAATGTTTACCCGGGATGGATTTCAAGTGGGCAAATCAGAAATGAAAATAATTCAAGTTGGCTGGAGAATGATCTGTTTAAAGGTAAAGCAGGAGTATGGGTTACGAATAAAAATAGTGGTTCATACTACAACTCTGAAAACTCATATTTGGAATCTCCTTGTTTTATCCTTGGTGAAACCAATAATCCAATGATGGATTTGAAAATCGCATCAGATACTGATCATCAGGCTGATGGTGTGATCGTAGAATACACAATTGACGGAGGTAGAAATTGGCATAAGTTCGGTAAGCTTGACAATGGATTGGGTTGGTATAATGAAAAGAACTTACTGGGATCTCCGGGTACAGATGAAAATAATACAGATAAAGAAGGGTGGACCGGAGAATTTGACTGGCAACAGGCTGCTTATCAACTCAATACGCTTAGGGATGAACAGGTATCTGCGGGCAATCCCGTAAAGTTTAGATTTTCCTTTGGTTCAAACGCAGACAATCCGATCGATGATACATTGAGTGGATTTGCAATTGATGAGTTTTCTATAGTAGAGAGAAATCGAAAAATGGTAATTGAAACGTTCACCAATATTCACTCCGAACATTATGAACAAGCAGATCAATATTTAAACAATTTTTTAGAGGGTAAAGAGGATCAGGTAATCGATATCCGCTATCACATTGCTGATATTCCGGGAGATCCTGTTAATCAATTAAATCCAGCAGACTTTAGTGCTAAGAGATTGCATTATGGTATAGATAGAGCTCCCAGGACAGTCTTTGATGGTGCGTTCAATATTAGCTTTGATTTTCCTGTATTTCAGTATGATTTTGGAAGGGATACTTATGATCGCAAATCATTAATTTTCGCACCCTTTAATCTTGAACTTAAAAAAACTGAATATGCGGACAGTATTAGCCTAACAGCCAGGATCACTAAAAATATTACCGCTGAAGATTTTGAAGGAGACCTGGTTTTAATGGTTGGCTTAGTTCAAAAATCATTAATACTGGATGGTTATGAATATAAAAATATCCTGAGAGAATTTATCCCTAATGCAGGTGGCATCACAATTCAAAGAGATTGGACAGCAGTAGATACAGTAGAAAAAGTAGTTCATTTAACCTACATGACAGATTATTATAGTGATCTTGATCTGAATGCAGATTATGAGTTCGTGGCATATCTGTTTCGTGCCCAGGATATAGAGCAGACTAAGGAAATTGTTCAGGGAGCATCAGTTAAAATAAATAATCTACCACCTCCGAATATTATCACAGGAATTGATAATGAAAGGGTAGGAGAATATTTTCTTATTTACCCAAACCCAGCAAGAAATTTAATCAGTGTTAAAAGGCCATCTAACATTTCAGGAGAAGTACAATATGAAATTTACAGTTTGGATGGCTCATTAATCAAAGAGGGAGCCTTAAGAGAAAGAGATCAAACTATAGGGGTAAACAAATTTGCGGTAGGAGTTTATTATTTAAAAATAAGTTCAGAAAAAAATCAATTACCAATAATTAAACGATTTGCGGTAATTCGTTAG
- a CDS encoding LamG domain-containing protein, with amino-acid sequence MRIFKINAGIAAVLSLCLIAINISCTKEEVKPDNEGEVIDIPRDGLVAFYPFNGNFNDESGTGDSAAHLSARGGSGNFVKDRFGNPNSAYYTDFEPYLFADNGKFIFENDFTVSLWVKAERNENKKTEEYFITSNAYQLAYSINDINRFVALMSGGNYWYITSEYFANPSGWHHVCFTYNRANREAKIYVDGNLNNSRINNEAEDLYKTRSQIELFGTRFNSEDYEGVGDDVAIYNRLLSPSEVEQLYKQNITK; translated from the coding sequence ATGCGAATTTTTAAAATCAATGCAGGTATCGCTGCTGTGCTATCACTATGTTTAATCGCAATAAACATATCATGTACTAAAGAAGAAGTAAAACCAGATAATGAAGGAGAAGTTATCGACATTCCCCGCGATGGACTAGTTGCTTTTTATCCATTTAATGGAAATTTCAATGATGAGAGTGGGACCGGGGACTCAGCAGCTCATCTTAGTGCAAGAGGAGGAAGCGGTAACTTTGTTAAAGACAGATTCGGGAATCCAAATAGTGCATATTATACAGATTTTGAACCGTACTTATTTGCAGATAATGGAAAATTTATATTTGAAAATGATTTTACGGTTTCATTATGGGTTAAAGCAGAAAGAAACGAGAATAAAAAGACTGAAGAATATTTCATCACATCAAACGCATATCAATTAGCTTATTCTATTAATGATATAAATAGGTTTGTAGCTCTTATGTCAGGAGGAAATTATTGGTACATTACCTCGGAGTATTTTGCAAATCCTTCGGGATGGCATCATGTCTGTTTCACATACAATCGGGCAAATAGAGAAGCGAAAATTTATGTAGATGGTAATCTAAATAATTCTAGAATTAATAATGAAGCTGAAGATCTGTATAAAACAAGAAGTCAAATTGAGTTATTTGGAACCAGATTCAATTCGGAGGATTATGAAGGCGTGGGGGATGATGTCGCTATTTACAATAGACTATTAAGTCCAAGCGAAGTGGAACAGCTGTATAAACAAAATATTACTAAATAA
- a CDS encoding aminotransferase class V-fold PLP-dependent enzyme has translation MDRRKFLRSSGFAIGLTAALPASLAASNKKKSIIDDPKPLDGSWESVRSQFLLDTSHVQMAQMLLASHPKPVRDAIQRHRDEYDKNPVLYWEEAGEKAEWDVAKAAARYMNVQPEEIALTDSTTMGTAILFAGMKLKPGDEILSTTHDHYVTDMSIDYACEKTGATVKRIDEYKDPRTITVEEVTSNIANAITDKTRVVMVTHVHSCTGVKLPIRAIADVVEEANASRSTEKRIYFAVDGVHGFGNQDEDISAMGCDFFSAGTHKWIFGPRGTGVLYGKRDAWDFVSPTIPAFSMNPYIMWMGYPPQGEVTFNQLISPGGFHSFEHRWALNTAFDFQMEMGRSNVHQRTTQLNTKLKEGIKNIKGVDLLTPMDPNLSAGINCFIVGKQSARDSVKHFHDRNVIASSSPYRISYARLTPCVINTDGEVDESLNVLEDISRI, from the coding sequence ATGGACAGACGTAAATTCCTCCGTTCGTCAGGTTTTGCCATTGGCCTGACTGCAGCACTACCCGCCTCTCTTGCTGCTTCTAATAAAAAGAAATCCATTATTGATGACCCTAAACCACTCGATGGCAGCTGGGAAAGTGTCCGGTCGCAATTCCTGCTGGATACTAGTCACGTGCAAATGGCCCAGATGCTATTAGCCTCACACCCGAAACCGGTACGCGATGCCATACAGAGACACCGGGATGAATATGATAAAAACCCGGTTTTGTATTGGGAGGAAGCAGGCGAGAAAGCAGAATGGGATGTTGCCAAAGCCGCTGCAAGATATATGAATGTCCAACCCGAAGAGATCGCTCTCACAGACAGTACTACTATGGGAACTGCCATTCTCTTCGCCGGAATGAAGCTTAAACCGGGAGATGAAATACTTTCAACTACTCATGATCATTATGTCACTGATATGTCGATCGACTATGCCTGTGAAAAAACAGGTGCAACAGTAAAAAGAATTGATGAATATAAAGATCCCCGTACTATTACAGTCGAAGAAGTGACTTCCAATATTGCTAATGCCATTACGGATAAAACACGGGTAGTAATGGTTACCCATGTTCATTCTTGTACCGGAGTGAAACTTCCTATCCGGGCAATCGCCGATGTAGTGGAGGAAGCCAATGCAAGTCGCAGTACTGAGAAAAGAATTTACTTTGCTGTTGATGGTGTTCATGGATTTGGCAACCAGGATGAAGATATTTCTGCCATGGGATGTGATTTCTTTTCAGCGGGCACTCATAAATGGATCTTTGGTCCTCGGGGAACTGGTGTTTTATACGGTAAAAGAGATGCATGGGACTTTGTTAGTCCAACGATTCCTGCATTTTCAATGAATCCATATATTATGTGGATGGGTTACCCTCCTCAGGGTGAAGTTACATTCAATCAGCTGATCTCTCCGGGCGGTTTTCATTCTTTCGAACATCGATGGGCATTAAATACTGCTTTTGATTTTCAAATGGAAATGGGCAGAAGTAATGTACACCAGAGAACAACCCAGTTGAATACCAAATTGAAAGAAGGAATTAAAAATATTAAAGGTGTAGACCTCCTCACTCCGATGGACCCGAATTTATCTGCAGGGATAAATTGTTTTATCGTAGGGAAGCAATCAGCTAGGGATTCAGTGAAGCACTTCCATGACCGTAATGTCATTGCCAGTTCTTCTCCTTATCGCATTTCTTATGCACGACTAACTCCTTGTGTGATCAACACTGATGGTGAAGTCGATGAAAGCCTGAATGTGCTGGAGGATATTTCGAGGATATGA
- a CDS encoding SusC/RagA family TonB-linked outer membrane protein, with the protein MKIKSHLLLLFACGFFTHFTTFAQINVSGRVVDNEGQPLIGVTIIQEGTSKGATTNVEGRYAISEVDPDATLVYSFVGFETKKVPVNNRTTIDVIMQEDLEQLEEVVVTALGFKEDKDRIGYANTVVSGEDVTRQQESTLINSLSGQSSGVRISRNSGDPGAGAYIQIRGLSTIDRNAQPLIVIDGVPVSNDVRGNADGRIAQQSRLNDINPNDIKSINVLKGASAAALWGTQALGGVIVIETKSGKFNQKVKINIKSTYSLDRINRKYPLQTKFGQGNNGIYEQGARDSWGDKISEREGGSDVFLTDGEFFIDQNGNAWYPILTKNSREIFDESNFDQVFQDGHFFENNISLTAGGESSNVFFSISDMNQEGIIRNNSDYRRSTIRLNTEHLLGTKVNLKSTFNYSRTTSNRIRRGASSSGLYLGLLRNPADFDISGYRGDYYESPTSAPISNRQRSYRTPLGESPAAGYNNPLWTINEQENRALVDRFISSMKFTYSPTEWMDLIARAGLDHYSERRREFFTPGSAAGAYRFGSFGSELATNTILNIDLIAKAAHNFNENFSINGLVGFNYNSKARSTEGAEISNFIIFTDVDNPTRDIDNAQPENRSDASTFGSERTAALYGSVSLDAFNQLFVTATLRGETASTFGTTADNTFIFPSVSVAWQFTEVVDLSPMSFGKLRFSYGEVGVQPLRYQTNNVFVSPRYSDTFGGNLSTGLYGNGGFVPSTERGNPNLRPERKKETEIGFDLRFFENKLSLSTTYFYNTTEDVLLDFPIANSRGYDRVYFNGAEIENKGWEVDLGYNILRNQDWNWQINLNYTRIRNKVTDLRDVESFDMGGLAAVNNRAVESYPVGVLWGSRTLRDESGNIVFDEYGFPEQDDNEGVIGNPNPDWQGAMSTTISYKNFTLSALFETFQGADIYAGTKSVLYNLGRWEDSAIETTFDQNLVDYDGNVIPAGTTFRGVVKDFGAGPVALTEPWYLGDGGFFGSGNDELYIEDGSWTRMRELSLSYLLSNDGLERFGIEGMTFTVTGRNLLLWSPFEGNDPDTNLNGVSPGRGIDYFNNPGTKSYVFSLGINF; encoded by the coding sequence ATGAAAATCAAATCGCATTTACTGCTATTATTTGCTTGTGGTTTCTTTACTCACTTCACAACCTTTGCTCAAATCAATGTGAGCGGTCGTGTTGTGGATAATGAAGGCCAGCCTTTAATAGGAGTGACAATTATTCAGGAAGGGACATCTAAAGGTGCTACGACCAATGTCGAAGGTCGGTATGCAATTTCTGAGGTGGATCCAGACGCAACTTTAGTATATAGCTTTGTAGGCTTTGAAACTAAAAAAGTGCCTGTAAACAACAGGACTACTATTGATGTAATTATGCAGGAAGACCTCGAACAGCTGGAAGAGGTGGTTGTTACTGCACTTGGATTCAAGGAAGACAAAGATCGCATTGGCTACGCCAACACTGTAGTTTCCGGAGAGGACGTAACGCGGCAGCAGGAATCTACTTTAATTAATTCCTTAAGTGGCCAATCTTCCGGTGTAAGGATATCCAGAAACAGTGGTGACCCTGGTGCCGGGGCTTACATTCAAATCAGAGGTCTTTCCACTATAGACCGGAATGCACAACCCTTAATTGTTATCGATGGTGTTCCTGTAAGTAATGACGTACGAGGTAATGCTGATGGTAGAATTGCCCAGCAATCAAGACTGAACGACATTAACCCGAATGACATAAAAAGTATAAACGTCCTTAAAGGCGCTAGTGCAGCTGCTCTGTGGGGTACCCAGGCATTAGGTGGTGTGATCGTAATTGAAACTAAATCCGGTAAGTTTAATCAAAAGGTGAAAATAAATATAAAAAGCACCTATTCTTTAGACAGGATTAACCGGAAATATCCTTTACAGACAAAATTCGGACAAGGAAATAACGGGATATATGAACAAGGAGCCAGAGATTCCTGGGGAGATAAAATCTCTGAACGTGAAGGCGGTAGTGATGTCTTTTTAACTGATGGAGAGTTCTTTATTGATCAAAATGGAAATGCATGGTATCCTATTCTTACTAAGAATTCCAGAGAGATTTTTGATGAAAGCAATTTTGACCAGGTATTTCAGGATGGTCATTTCTTCGAAAATAACATTTCACTTACAGCAGGAGGAGAAAGTAGCAACGTATTTTTCAGTATTAGTGACATGAATCAGGAAGGAATAATCAGAAATAATTCTGATTATCGCAGATCGACAATTCGATTAAATACGGAGCACCTTCTGGGAACAAAAGTTAATCTAAAATCAACATTCAATTATTCAAGAACTACTTCTAACAGAATACGAAGAGGCGCCAGTTCTTCGGGTCTTTATCTTGGCCTTTTAAGAAATCCGGCTGATTTTGATATATCGGGTTACAGAGGAGATTATTACGAATCTCCAACCTCAGCTCCGATATCAAACAGACAAAGAAGTTACCGAACTCCACTAGGCGAAAGTCCGGCAGCAGGTTATAATAATCCACTATGGACAATCAACGAACAGGAAAACCGGGCATTGGTCGATCGGTTTATCAGTTCAATGAAATTCACTTATTCGCCTACTGAATGGATGGACTTAATTGCCAGAGCAGGCTTAGACCACTATAGTGAAAGAAGAAGAGAGTTTTTCACTCCTGGCTCTGCAGCAGGAGCCTATAGATTTGGATCATTTGGTTCTGAATTAGCTACAAATACAATTCTAAACATTGATCTGATAGCCAAAGCTGCTCACAACTTTAACGAAAATTTCTCAATTAACGGACTTGTAGGATTTAACTACAATAGTAAAGCGAGAAGCACGGAAGGAGCTGAAATTTCTAATTTCATAATATTTACAGATGTTGATAATCCTACCAGGGATATTGATAATGCTCAACCTGAAAACCGATCGGATGCAAGTACATTTGGATCTGAGCGAACAGCTGCTTTATATGGATCTGTTTCCCTGGATGCATTTAACCAGTTATTTGTTACTGCTACTTTAAGAGGAGAAACAGCCTCAACTTTTGGTACGACAGCGGATAATACATTTATCTTTCCTTCTGTCTCTGTTGCATGGCAGTTTACCGAAGTAGTTGATTTATCTCCAATGTCATTTGGCAAACTCAGATTTTCTTATGGAGAAGTTGGTGTGCAACCATTGCGATACCAGACTAACAATGTATTTGTATCTCCTCGATACTCAGATACATTTGGTGGAAACCTCAGCACTGGTTTGTATGGCAATGGAGGATTTGTACCAAGTACAGAAAGAGGGAACCCTAATCTGAGACCTGAGAGAAAAAAGGAAACCGAAATAGGTTTCGATCTAAGATTCTTTGAAAACAAGCTTTCTTTAAGCACAACATATTTCTACAATACCACTGAAGATGTTTTATTAGACTTTCCAATTGCAAACAGTAGAGGATATGACAGAGTCTACTTTAATGGTGCAGAAATTGAAAATAAAGGATGGGAGGTTGATTTAGGTTATAACATCCTCCGAAATCAGGACTGGAACTGGCAAATAAACCTTAACTATACCAGGATCAGAAACAAAGTTACAGACCTGAGGGATGTTGAATCGTTTGATATGGGTGGATTAGCAGCAGTGAATAATAGAGCGGTTGAAAGCTATCCTGTAGGAGTACTATGGGGTTCCAGAACATTGAGAGATGAAAGTGGAAACATTGTTTTTGATGAATATGGATTTCCGGAGCAAGATGATAATGAAGGAGTAATAGGTAACCCTAATCCGGATTGGCAGGGAGCGATGTCCACTACAATATCTTATAAAAATTTCACACTGTCAGCACTGTTTGAAACTTTCCAGGGCGCAGATATATATGCTGGTACAAAATCAGTTCTTTATAATCTTGGTCGTTGGGAAGACTCTGCTATCGAAACAACATTTGATCAAAATCTGGTCGATTATGATGGTAATGTAATCCCTGCAGGAACGACCTTCAGAGGAGTTGTAAAAGATTTTGGTGCCGGTCCTGTAGCATTGACCGAACCATGGTACTTAGGAGATGGTGGTTTCTTCGGAAGTGGAAACGATGAACTTTATATCGAAGATGGTTCATGGACAAGAATGCGTGAACTTTCCCTTTCTTATTTACTGTCTAATGATGGTTTAGAGAGATTTGGAATTGAAGGAATGACATTTACAGTTACCGGAAGAAACCTATTATTATGGTCGCCATTCGAAGGGAATGACCCGGACACTAACCTGAATGGCGTAAGCCCGGGCCGTGGAATTGATTACTTTAATAATCCAGGTACGAAATCTTATGTTTTCAGCTTAGGTATTAACTTTTAA